In one Plutella xylostella chromosome 20, ilPluXylo3.1, whole genome shotgun sequence genomic region, the following are encoded:
- the LOC105388871 gene encoding ceramide glucosyltransferase, translated as MMPMVYTVYGFAIFFMLAWVVLWCLHILALSYSKWKLHRSVDRAPPETPYLGVSILKPLSGVDPNLLSNLETFFSLDYPTYELLFCVEDEHDPAVLLVHSLMQKHSHVDARLFVGGLSVGVNPKINNMQPAWLAARHPLVLVSDAGLRMRDDALLDMVQQLAPDVAIVHQMPFTCDAEGFAAVYEKIYFGASAARMYLCADLLGINCHVGMSSLVRRAALEEVGGLAAFGDYLAEDFFMAQAVVARGWRLRVASLPALQNSGARSVAALQARLARWAKLRLHMVPITTMLEPLSECLPLGAGAAWAASQLFGAEPLPFFLVHVLLWFLSDWLLLCSSQNGSPPFSKVEFLLGWIWCECCAPLLLVTAITRPEISWRTRCYKLDWGGKAHELKPKLKF; from the coding sequence ATGATGCCCATGGTGTATACGGTGTATGGCTTCGCCATATTCTTCATGCTCGCATGGGTGGTGCTGTGGTGCCTGCACATCCTGGCGCTGTCGTACTCGAAGTGGAAGCTCCACCGGAGCGTGGACCGCGCGCCGCCGGAGACGCCGTACCTGGGCGTCTCCATCCTCAAGCCGCTGTCCGGCGTCGACCCCAACCTGCTCTCCAACCTGGAGACGTTCTTCTCGCTCGACTACCCGACCTACGAGCTGCTGTTCTGTGTCGAGGACGAGCACGACCCGGCCGTGCTGCTGGTGCACAGCCTCATGCAGAAGCACAGCCACGTGGACGCGCGCCTGTTCGTGGGCGGGCTCAGCGTCGGCGTGAACCCCAAGATCAACAACATGCAGCCGGCGTGGCTGGCGGCGCGCCACCCGCTGGTGCTGGTCAGCGACGCGGGGCTGCGCATGCGCGACGACGCACTGCTCGACATGGTGCAGCAGCTGGCGCCCGACGTGGCCATCGTGCACCAGATGCCCTTCACCTGCGACGCGGAGGGGTTCGCCGCGGTCTACGAGAAGATCTACTTCGGCGCGTCGGCGGCGCGCATGTACCTGTGCGCGGACCTGCTCGGCATCAACTGCCACGTGGGCATGTCGTCGCTggtgcgccgcgccgcgctggAGGAGGTGGGCGGGCTGGCCGCCTTCGGCGACTACCTGGCGGAAGACTTCTTCATGGCGCAGGCGGTGGTGGCGCGCGGCTGGCGGCTGCGCGTGGCGTCGCTGCCGGCGCTGCAGAACTCGGGCGCGCGCTCCGTGGCCGCGCTGCAGGCCCGCCTGGCGCGCTGGGCTAAGCTGCGGCTGCACATGGTGCCGATAACCACCATGCTGGAGCCGCTGAGCGAGTGCCTCCCGCTCGGGGCCGGCGCTGCGTGGGCCGCGTCGCAGCTGTTTGGTGCTGAACCTCTGCCTTTCTTTTTGGTGCATGTGCTACTGTGGTTCTTGTCGGACTGGCTGCTATTGTGTTCATCGCAGAATGGATCACCTCCGTTCTCTAAAGTAGAGTTCCTTTTGGGCTGGATCTGGTGTGAGTGCTGTGCGCCGCTGCTGCTTGTGACCGCTATCACAAGGCCCGAGATCTCGTGGCGGACTCGCTGCTATAAACTGGACTGGGGTGGTAAAGCCCATGAGTTGAAACCGAAGCTCAAGTTCTGA
- the LOC105388884 gene encoding uncharacterized protein LOC105388884, with product MKIEIMAVIKAISSINNFNAYVSFTQDHASKYESSQVPLNMSSVLALKKICYFEVEYFSKYQETGAAFTIFEKILKWPPSKTWSILANDLISLLKYWIEGSRKYLIKHCTHWWQFVEAILKLINQIKLKDACICNLLAEHIFESLLDLATCEQLDLRQKYEVIRCLNQCSQLSSRDVRSQLAGKFDVCVLVDNFPTPFIHNLNPPNSTKLCAHMSVCQHWPTQLVILELLLRWLVRRQHAAARRAAAERWLTEGFPGDSVQVFLERPFVDFFKDARDFLNALNKQSGQVTSVICRQLIVGNVTIISPTDSVTSWLDFNTAHGSATILLHPRLLPARDAPHELLAVCSERVRRVQRARCVDILTVQYNCSRDYCRRGTPRTSCSPCAASVCGVCSEPVLLQPRQLPARDAPHELLAVCSERVRRVQRARDATQITLSVSMLDEPQFLYESTKTILDHNRDQIKISISSKTDVKTLDDALRRTFGDKYECAIETETAVESIISPSGPLDQQHDTYSRFSHSEHEEVRLSNSYEIPMSNAAKPTQRKKRASGYAKKQVSGWQSPSTISTTSLAQLPHKLAALPKLYYDKEPISVLAQPNLSCVTEVSEPDSLEAASTVKLIKPCGFVTRNTKFIRKSKTSPSDNEDAHPRCISPEQGQGTNTSKSLLYTTIGSTDDSERFERNKNNKIDLAELSLREALNEKEKNSRFNADNAAVAAFDVNSEAIDNTPEAIIMRKTQTTDIINKQSTTASRTVISKSTSDESNTESLKPDSITARNKAKIISTSDDSNMTDNIAETPVNYVSSRRKTMKYKSAPKNTTIRKDMGDRENNKPSYNIEDMEDFFSQHFKENKNGDLILSPTLARKINESSSDSDSFDKYVMSNIDKAEQADINDYEVDADIIACLTSMVDKVCHDLDKCALYLDKEKSDLGLLDNMETGNDAVCIDGVISADESNNAVMQVNDVESDVLGSAKIKLSFSKKTAKRGKKVVNNKAKNKNKLVIKSAQAAAAQVTEKGEDVKDKRDLGSTTSLKETAGNESDTPLMVMKKRKLFSPNDGKDENDLDKIEPYYKDEESKKTPKRLTKPQTPQSAATCYKDIENDRKKLVRQPRNRRSKSKPSPLISPRTLKNNNLFDQLKENINSKNIKLVDKKTSEHDIAVYNFTSDSEDEDFKMRKDLLAKRKSEATIVSNESQSSKRGRPLKRRMYTESKTNSSTDETNIKTNLGKRKAPKRQNMKRRGRKPKNCVDQNLEDERMREVAPEAIITSPTVVKERTEVIIAETIEPVLSIVPEMEVIPEDEETVNEVKETQVNKKKIEKTLSLKKGKKAKVQKDITVAEPEKKTSESPLPALIIEPVNNKDDDGGSICSSNLVKKCNNVMQGGDVNNDTTQNLLSDNDKPSYSPEAQLLPIEIEIKDKLEDITENKKKTERKDSVEPKKLRRKPKISQPEEIVLSDDPEGVNEVKSIATVSPQNHRIESLSITAHCDTNETLNEKILPRNLEIEEMSTSMKDYFINLRNQTNDDKGTRESSVKKLAPKSNSKDQESLRSPVVSIKRLDEDDIRKWLPSPKSSDSEAFQPKSIIAKAKATTSNVNWKKSSQTKANSISSATKVSDISTNVKKARQNIRKTAEKSKEMSKFLKKTNATGKILLKLHESESDTDNPRHNLKRNESQPRRTVISPISIDLTEDDDESSSRMSEEPIETNITKRYTQNFARPEKTVKLVERNTQSSSEDPSLNVTETSENSRKRKAVASHSDDSPAKNPRVDLRREVSMTESGPSIASVKEWFAKSSQSRYTAKDDVRSACTDFVENVLEKLDTTLSEIQQGTSSKLVHMFVDMQEHYNKMKEENTRMFEQLIKRQDERFEEFKQLMKQQAVELIKEDYTKKKDMVNLLREDLENIMEQLNRRKTY from the exons ATGAAAATTGAGATAATGGCTGTCATAAAAGCAATTAGCAGTATCAACAATTTTAATGCCTACGTTTCGTTTACTCAAGACCATGCATCTAAATATGAGAGCTCTCAAGTTCCACTCAACATGTCTTCAGTCTTGGCGCTAAAGAAAATTTGCTATTTTGAAGTTGAG TACTTCAGCAAGTATCAAGAAACAGGCGCGGCGTTCACAATATTTGAGAAAATTCTGAAATGGCCACCGTCTAAAACTTGGAGCATCTTAGCCAATGATCTCATATCGTTGCTGAAATACTGGATTGAGGGCTCTAGAAAGTACCTTATAAAACACTGCACTCATTGGTGGCAGTTTGTGGAGGCTATATTGAAGTTGATTAAc caaataaaactgaaaGACGCGTGCATCTGCAACCTGCTAGCGGAGCATATATTCGAGAGTCTGCTAGACCTGGCCACGTGTGAACAGCTGGACTTGAGACAGAAGTACGAGGTGATCCGCTGTCTGAACCAGTGCAGCCAGCTGAGCAGCCGCGATGTGAGATCTCAGCTCGCGGGGAAGTTTGAT gtatgtgtatTGGTCGATAATTTTCCTACACCCTTCATCCACAACCTCAACCCTCCCAACAGCACAAAGCTCTGCGCACACATGTCCGTGTGCCAGCACTGGCCCACCCAGCTAGTGATCCTAGAGCTCTTGCTGCGCTGGCTGGTGCGGCGCCAgcacgcggcggcgcggcgcgcggcggccgaGCGCTGGCTCACTGAGGGGTTCCCTGGGGACAGCGTCCAGGTGTTCTTGGAAAGGCCCTTTGTGGACTTTTTTAAG GATGCGAGAGATTTCCTGAACGCCCTGAACAAACAAAGCGGTCAGGTCACTTCAGTGATATGCCGCCAGTTGATAGTTGGAAATGTTACTATTATAtcg CCGACAGACAGCGTGACCTCCTGGCTGGACTTCAACACGGCACACGGCTCAGCCACCATCCTGCTGCACCCGCGACTACTGCCGGCGCGGGACGCCCCGCACGAGCTGCTCGCCGTGTGCAGCGAGCGTGTGCGGCGTGTGCAGCGAGCCAGGTGTGTAGATATACTCACTGTACAGTATAACTGCAGCCGCGACTACTGCCGGCGCGGGACGCCCCGCACGAGCTGCTCGCCGTGTGCAGCGAGCGTGTGCGGCGTGTGCAGCGAGCCAG TATTGCTGCAGCCGCGACAACTGCCGGCGCGGGACGCCCCGCACGAGCTGCTCGCCGTGTGCAGCGAGCGTGTGCGGCGTGTGCAGCGAGCCAG ggATGCTACACAAATAACATTATCGGTATCCATGCTGGACGAGCCCCAGTTTCTCTACGAGTCCACCAAGACCATCTTGGATCATAACAGAGACCAAATCAAAATAAGCATCTCTTCCAAAACCGATGTCAAGACGCTGGATGACGCCTTGCGACGGACCTTCGGTGATAAATATGAG TGTGCGATAGAAACGGAAACTGCCGTTGAGTCTATCATCTCTCCCTCTGGACCCTTGGATCAGCAGCATGACACTTACAGCAGATTCAGCCATTCT GAGCATGAAGAAGTAAGATTGTCGAATTCGTACGAAATACCAATGAGTAACGCTGCAAAGCCTACGCAGAGAAAGAAAAGAGCTTCAG GTTATGCGAAGAAGCAGGTCTCTGGCTGGCAATCGCCGTCTACCATTTCCACCACTTCGTTGGCCCAG CTACCTCATAAACTAGCTGCACTACCGAAATTGTACTACGATAAAGAGCCAATCAGTGTTCTAGCTCAACCAAATTTGTCTTGCGTCACCGAAGTGAGCGAACCAGACAGTTTGGAAGCCGCTTCCACTGTCAAACTAATTAAGCCCTGCGGTTTTGTCACACGGAACACTAAATTTATAAGAAAATCCAAGACCAGCCCTAGTGACAATGAAGACGCACACCCCAGATGCATCTCCCCAGAGCAAGGTCAAGGAACCAACACATCTAAAAGCCTTCTCTATACTACTATTGGATCCACTGATGATTCAGAAAGGTTTGAACGgaacaaaaacaacaaaatcgATCTTGCTGAACTGTCTTTACGTGAAGCCCTaaatgaaaaggaaaaaaatagcCGATTTAATGCGGATAATGCGGCTGTAGCCGCTTTCGATGTAAACAGTGAGGCTATAGATAATACTCCTGAAGCGATAATAATGCGGAAAACTCAGACCActgatataattaataaacagaGTACTACAGCGTCACGCACAGTAATCAGTAAATCTACGTCCGATGAGTCAAACACTGAAAGTCTGAAACCTGATTCGATAACTGCTCGCAATAAAGCAAAGATAATATCTACTTCTGATGACTCAAATATGACAGATAATATTGCAGAGACACCCGTAAACTATGTGAGTTCGCGACGTAAAACTATGAAATACAAGTCAGCGCCCAAAAATACTACCATTCGGAAAGACATGGGtgatagagaaaataataaaccCTCTTACAATATCGAAGATATGGAGGATTTCTTTTCACAGCactttaaagaaaataaaaacggTGATCTGATTTTGAGTCCAACATTAGCCCGCAAGATCAATGAATCTAGTTCTGATAGCGACAGTTTCGATAAATATGTGATGTCGAACATCGATAAAGCAGAACAGGCAGATATAAATGACTATGAGGTTGATGCCGATATAATAGCTTGTCTCACTAGTATGGTCGATAAGGTTTGCCATGACTTAGATAAGTGTGCTCTGTACCTAGATAAAGAAAAATCTGATTTGGGGTTACTTGATAATATGGAAACAGGAAATGATGCTGTTTGTATTGATGGTGTTATTTCTGCCGATGAAAGTAATAATGCTGTCATGCAAGTCAACGATGTCGAATCTGATGTCTTGGGTTCAGCGAAGATAAAATTAAGCTTTAGCAAGAAAACCGCAAAAAGAGGGAAAAAGGTAGTAAATAATAAGGCgaagaataagaataaattGGTTATTAAATCTGCGCAAGCTGCAGCCGCCCAAGTTACAGAAAAGGGCGAAGACGTTAAAGATAAAAGAGATTTGGGTTCCACCACCTCACTGAAAGAAACAGCTGGTAATGAATCTGATACACCATTAATGGTAATGAAAAAGAGAAAACTATTTTCCCCCAATGATGGTAAGGATGAGAATGACTTGGATAAAATAGAACCTTATTATAAAGATGAGGAATCAAAGAAAACGCCTAAAAGATTAACAAAACCACAAACTCCGCAATCTGCAGCCACATGTTACAAAGATATTGAAAACGATCGAAAGAAACTGGTACGTCAACCACGTAACCGAAGATCTAAAAGCAAACCCAGTCCATTAATCTCACCAAGAACCctgaagaataataatttatttgatcagctaaaagaaaacataaactCAAAAAACATAAAGTTAGTTGATAAAAAGACTAGTGAACATGACATTGCTGTTTATAACTTTACAAGTGACAGCGAAGATGAAGACTTTAAAATGAGAAAGGATCTTCTTGCAAAAAGGAAAAGTGAGGCAACTATAGTTAGCAATGAATCTCAATCGAGTAAAAGGGGTAGGCCACTGAAAAGACGTATGTACACAGAGAGCAAAACTAACAGTTCAACAGACGAAACAAACATCAAAACCAATTTAGGCAAACGGAAGGCTCCAAAGCGTCAGAATATGAAAAGAAGAGGAAGGAAACCAAAAAATTGCGTTGATCAAAATTTGGAAGATGAACGAATGCGAGAAGTGGCTCCAGAAGCTATAATTACATCACCAACTGTAGTGAAAGAACGGACTGAAGTCATTATTGCGGAAACTATTGAGCCTGTCTTAAGTATAGTCCCTGAAATGGAGGTAATTCCTGAAGATGAAGAAACTGTTAATGAAGTTAAAGAAACCcaagtaaataaaaagaagATAGAAAAAACGCTGTCACTGAAAAAAGGAAAGAAAGCTAAAGTTCAAAAAGATATTACAGTTGCCGAACCCGAAAAGAAAACATCTGAAAGCCCTTTGCCCGCTTTGATTATTGAACCTGTAAACAATAAAGATGATGATGGTGGCTCTATTTGCTCCAGCAATCTCGtgaaaaaatgcaataatgtTATGCAGGGCGGCGATGTTAACAATGATACTACACAAAACCTTCTTTCCGATAATGACAAACCAAGCTACAGTCCAGAAGCTCAGTTATTGCCTATTGAGATAGAAATTAAGGACAAACTTGAAGATATTActgaaaataagaaaaagaCTGAGAGAAAAGACTCTGTGGAACCAAAGAAACTAAGACGTAAGCCTAAAATCTCACAACCTGAAGAAATAGTTTTATCAGATGATCCAGAGGGAGTTAATGAGGTTAAATCTATTGCAACGGTATCACCACAAAATCATAGAATTGAGTCGCTATCAATCACCGCCCATTGCGACACAAACGAGACgctgaatgaaaaaatattgccaCGAAACCTTGAAATAGAAGAAATGTCTACGTCTATGAAGGACTACTTCATCAATCTTAGAAATCAGACCAACGATGACAAAGGTACAAGAGAATCATCTGTGAAAAAATTAGCTCCTAAGAGTAATTCTAAAGATCAAGAAAGTCTGAGATCTCCTGTAGTGTCAATCAAAAGGTTAGACGAGGACGACATCAGGAAATGGTTGCCGTCTCCTAAAAGTTCTGATTCTGAAGCTTTCCAACCAAAATCTATAATTGCAAAAGCAAAAGCGACGACATCTAATGTGAATTGGAAGAAATCTTCCCAAACAAAAGCCAATTCTATCAGCAGTGCAACAAAGGTATCCGATATATCCACAAACGTTAAAAAAGCTCGACAAAATATCCGTAAAACAGCAGAAAAGAGCAAAGAAATGTCAAAATTTCTTAAAAAGACGAATGCGACTGGTAAAATTCTTTTAAAACTTCATGAATCAGAATCTGATACAGATAACCCTAGACACAATCTAAAAAGAAATGAATCTCAACCTAGAAGAACAGTCATATCTCCGATAAGCATTGATTTAactgaagatgatgatgaaagttCTTCTCGTATGTCTGAAGAACCCATTGAAACGAATATAACTAAGCGGTACACGCAAAACTTTGCTAGACCAGAAAAAACCGTCAAACTGGTAGAAAGAAATACACAATCAAGTTCAGAAGATCCTTCTCTAAATGTGACCGAAACTTCAGAGAATAGCAGAAAAAGGAAGGCGGTGGCTTCTCACTCTGATGATAGTCCAGCTAAGAATCCTCGTGTTGACCTGAGGCGTGAAGTGTCGATGACAGAAAGTGGCCCAAGCATCGCCAGTGTCAAGGAGTGGTTCGCAAAAAGCAGCCAGTCCAGATATACAG cAAAGGATGATGTCCGCTCCGCATGTACTGATTTTGTGGAAAATGTGTTGGAGAAGTTAGACACAACGCTCAGTGAAATTCAGCAGGGCACCAGCTCCAA attAGTACACATGTTTGTTGATATGCAAGagcattataataaaatgaagGAGGAAAATACACGGATGTTTGAGCAGTTGataaaaag
- the LOC125490063 gene encoding uncharacterized protein LOC125490063 — MPPFWRDDPEVWFCQVECQFALAGITSDITKFNTIVGQLDSDYAVLVKDLIKNPPATGRYAKLRQEIIRRLSFSPEKKTLQLIQHEELGDRKPSQFLLHLQSLAGPDVPSDFIRTIWTSRLPTNVQAIVASQPKMGIEDLAELADRVHDIVQPGMSVASTSRAPVYAPPNAGMSLEGKIAQLTVMVEALYRQQNDYQSNHQSRRPHRSNSHNRQRSRSRSRSRQRPENHPHCWYHYTFGNKANKCSQPCTFKQSGKQEGSY, encoded by the coding sequence ATGCCGCCGTTTTGGAGAGACGATCCAGAAGTATGGTTCTGCCAGGTGGAATGTCAATTTGCTTTAGCTGGGATCACGAGTGACATAACGAAATTTAATACGATTGTTGGACAACTGGACTCAGACTATGCCGTGTTAGTTaaagatttaataaaaaatccaCCCGCGACCGGTAGGTATGCAAAGCTGCGACAGGAGATAATTAGGCGGCTGTCCTTCTCACCGGAAAAGAAGACGCTGCAACTAATCCAGCATGAAGAACTTGGTGATCGCAAGCCATCTCAATTTCTTTTACATTTGCAGAGCCTAGCCGGTCCTGACGTACCATCCGACTTCATCAGAACCATATGGACTAGCAGGTTGCCGACGAACGTGCAGGCCATCGTAGCGTCCCAACCGAAGATGGGCATCGAGGACCTGGCCGAGCTCGCTGACCGAGTGCATGACATAGTGCAGCCTGGTATGTCAGTGGCCAGTACGTCACGGGCGCCAGTATACGCGCCACCAAATGCAGGTATGTCACTCGAAGGCAAGATAGCTCAGCTGACAGTCATGGTGGAAGCACTATACAGACAGCAGAACGACTACCAAAGCAACCACCAGAGCAGACGTCCTCACAGGTCAAACTCCCACAACCGCCAACGATCGCGCTCTCGCTCCCGCTCTCGCCAACGCCCGGAGAATCACCCACACTGCTGGTACCACTACACATTCGGTAATAAAGCCAACAAATGCTCTCAACCTTGCACCTTCAAGCAGTCGGGAAAACAGGAAGGCAGCTACTAG